The genomic DNA TGATTTTCGAACCCGGCTTTTCCACCGCCCAGGCCGTGACCAACCTTTCGGGGCGTGGCGTGGGCATGGACGTGGTCAAGCGCAACATCACCCTGCTGCGCGGCACCGTCGACCTGGACAGCCAGCCCGGCAAGGGCACCGTGGTGCGCATTCGCCTGCCGCTGACCCTGGCGATCATCAATGGCTTCCTGGTGGGCATCGGTCAGTCGACCTATGTGATTCCGCTGGACATGGTCCAGGAATGCATCGAGCTGAGCGAAGACGATGGACTCGCCAGTCGCGAACAAGGCTACCTCGACCTGCGCGGCGAGGTGCTGCCGCTGGTCTACCTGCGCGATCACTTCAGCCACGAAGGCCCGGCCGCGCGCCGGCAGAACGTGGTGGTGGTGCGCTACGCCGAACTCAAGGCCGGGCTAGTGGTGGATGACTTGCTGGGTGAGTTTCAGACCGTCATCAAGCCGCTGGGCAAGCTGTTTGGCGCCCTTCGCGGCATCAGTGGCTCGACCATCCTGGGCAGTGGCGCCGTGGCGTTGATTCTCGACGTACCGGCGCTGCTCACCCAGATCGCCCAGACCGAAAACCGCTACAACCCGACGCAATTACAACAAGCCAACGCTCGCTGACGCTTTAGCAATTCCATGGAGAGGTAATTCCCAATGAAATGGTTCTACGATCTTAGAATCGCCACCAAACTAATCACTTCATTTCTTGTGGTGCTGGCGCTGACCGCCGTCATGGGGGTGTTCTCGATCATTCAACTGGGCCAGGTGAACGACACCGCCCTCGACATTCGTCAAAACTGGATGCCGTCCATGCGCGCCGCCTCGGGCATGCGCTTCTATGCGGCGAACTATCGCCTCAAGGAAAACCGCCATATTGCCGCCGACTCCGAACAGGAGCGCGTCGGCCTGGAGCAAGAAGCCGACGAAGCCAAAAAAGCCTTCGAAACGCGCCTGGACACTTACGAAAAACTGCTCTCCAGCGCTGAGGATCGTCAGGTCTTCGAAACCACTCGCACTGACTGGGCAGCCTACCTTGCAATCAGCAAAGACCTGCTCGCGCTGTCCCGGCAGAATCTGACCGAGCAGGCCCATGCGATGCTCAAGGGCGAGTCCAAGCGTCGGTTCGATCTGGTGACCAGCGACTTGCAAAAACTTGTCGAGCTCAACGCTGCTGGCGCGGACGCAGCCAGTGCACACGGCGTCGAGCTTTTTGAAAACGCACGCCTGTCGATCATTGCCGTACTGGCTGCCGCCCTACTGGTAGGCCTGGGCCTGGCGTTGTTCATCTCGCGCATCATTTCCCGCCCCTTGAAACTGGCCGCGACCGTTGCCGAACAATTGGCCGAAGGCAACCTGAACGCGAAAATCGAAAATGGCTCCAAGGACGAAACCGGCATGGTGCTCAATGCCATGCAGAACATGGTCGGCAAGCTCTCGCACATCATCGGCGAAGTGCGTAACGCCGCGGACAACCTCGCCAGCGCCTCCGAAGAAGTCAGCGCCACCGCGCAATCGATGAGCCAGGCCACCAGCGAGCAGGCGGCCAGCGTTGAGGAAACCAGTGCGTCCATCGAGCAGATGAGTGCCAGCATCAACCAGAACACCGAGAACGCCAAGGTTACCGACGGTATGGCCAGCAAGGCCGCCAAGGAAGCCACCGACGGCGGCGAATCGGTGCAGCAGACCGTGGTGGCGATGAAGAAAATCGCCCAGCGCATCAGCATCATCGACGACATCGCCTATCAAACCAACCTGTTGGCGCTCAACGCCGCCATCGAAGCAGCCCGTGCCGGTGAACACGGCAAAGGCTTCGCCGTGGTCGCCGCCGAAGTGCGCAAGCTGGCCGAACGCAGCCAGGTGGCCGCCCAGGAAATCGGCGAGCTGTCGTCCAGCAGCGTCGACATGGCGGAAAAGGCCGGGAACCTGCTCAACGAGATGGTCCCCTCGATCAACAAGACCTCGGACCTGGTGCAGGAAATCAGCGCCGCCTCCGAAGAACAGGCCGCCGGTGTGGCGCAGATCAACACCGCCATGACCCAGCTCAACCAGGTGACCCAGCAAAACGCCTCCAGCAGCGAAGAACTGGCCGCCACCGCCGAGGAAATGAGCAGCCAGGCCGAACAGCTGCAACAGGCCATGAGCTTCTTCACCCTCGACACGCCGCCCAAGTCCGCTGTGCAAGTTGCCAGGGTCGATAACACCCCAGGTCCGTCCGGCCGCAAACCGGCGCGGGCACCGGCACCGATCATGCCCAAAGCGTTTGCCTACAACATGGCCAGCGCCCCGGACGAGTCGGAATTCACCCGGTTCTGATGGCCCGGTTCCACTGGCTTGCTTAAAGGAGAAAAAGCAATGGGCGCCATCGCGACCACACGTCAAACCGCCCTCGCGGTCGAGGAAGAAGCGCAATACCTGACGTTTATGCTCGGCACGGAGATGTTTGCCATCGGCATCCTGTGCATCAAGGAAATCATCGAGTACGGCAACCTGACCGTGGTGCCGATGATGCCGGCCTTCGTGCGCGGGGTGATCAACCTGCGGGGCGCGGTCGTGCCGGTGGTCGATCTCTCGGCTCGCTTCGGCCGGCCGAATTCGGCGATCAGCCGCCGCAGTTGCGTGGTGATCATCGAGGCGGCCAGTGCCGACGGGCAGGCCCAGGACATTGGCCTGCTGGTGGACACGGTGTCGGCGGTGCTGGAGATCCCGGCCTCGCAGATCGAGCCGCCACCGAGCTTCGGCGCGAAGATCCGCGCCGATTTCATCAGTGGCATGGCCAAGGTCGATGGCAAGTTCGTCATCGTGCTGGAGGTGGACCGCGTGTTGTCCATCGACGAAATGTCTCAACTCGCAGAAGCCAGCCCGAACGTGCTGGAAGTGGATGCCCCGTGAACGCCGACACCTGCAAGGAACGCACGGCGAGCTCGCTGGCGCTCAGTGACCGAGAGTTCGGCCAGTTCCAGTCCTGGCTCTATCAGGCCGCCGGCATCAGCCTGTCCGAGGCCAAGAAAGCCCTGGTGGCCGGGCGTTTATTCAAGCGCCTCAAGCACTATGGATTGGACAGCTACGGCGAGTATTTCAAGCTGATCATGAACGGCCAGCGCACCGATGAGCTACAGGTGGCGCTGGACCTGCTGACGACCAACGAGACCTATTTTTTCCGCGAGCCCAAGCATTTCGATTTCCTGCGCCAACACGTATTGCCCCATGCGACACCGGGCAAGACCTTCCGCCTGTGGAGCGCGGCCAGCTCATCCGGGGAAGAACCCTACAGCCTGGCCATGACCCTGGCCGAAGGGCTGGGCACCACGCCCTGGGAAGTCATCGGTTCGGACATCAGCAGCCAGGTGCTGGCCAAGGCGCGCTCCGGGCATTACCCGATGGAACGTGCCCGCACCCTGCCCCAGCCACTGCTGGTGAAATATTGCCTCAAGGGCACCGGCAGCCAGCAAGGCACGTTCCTCATCGACCGGGCGTTGCGCAACCGGGTCAACTTCATCCAGGTCAACCTCAACGACACCTTGCCGGAGCTGGGGGAGTTCGACGTGATCTTCCTGCGCAACGTCATGATCTACTTCGACCAACCCACCAAAAGCAAAGTGGTTGCCCGTTTGATCCCCCGGCTCAAGTCCGGCGGGTATTTCATCGTCAGCCACTCGGAAAGCCTCAACGGCGTGTCCGATGCCTTGAAACTGGTGGCGCCCTCGATTTACCGCAAACCATGAGCGCCGCCATCAGGGCAGTGGCCGAGGAGTACCTGGCGCCAGGGGAGTTTCGCTTCGCCACCTGCCCGACTCGCCTGCGCACCATTCTCGGCTCTTGCGTGGCGATCACGTTGTGGCACCCCGAACGCCGGATCGGCGCCATGTGCCACTTCATGTTGCCCCGTCGGGTGCGCTGCTCCACTGCACTGAACGGCCTCTACGCCGACGAAGCCATCGAACTGTTCATCCGCCAGGCCCGGGCCCACCGCACCGAACCCGAGGACTACCAACTCAAGCTGTTCGGCGGCGGTGAGATGTTCCCCGAGCTGCAACGCCATGTGCCCTACGGCGATGTGGCGCGGCTGAACGTCAACGCCGCGCTGGAAATGGCCGCCCTCTATCGCCTCGACCTGATCGCCCAGGACATGGGCAGCACCGGCCACCGCAGCATCATCTTCGACCTGTGCAGCGGCGATGTGTGGGTCAGGCACCAACCCATAAGGACCCGGCACTGACCATGTCAAAAAAG from Pseudomonas beijingensis includes the following:
- a CDS encoding CheR family methyltransferase, with the translated sequence MNADTCKERTASSLALSDREFGQFQSWLYQAAGISLSEAKKALVAGRLFKRLKHYGLDSYGEYFKLIMNGQRTDELQVALDLLTTNETYFFREPKHFDFLRQHVLPHATPGKTFRLWSAASSSGEEPYSLAMTLAEGLGTTPWEVIGSDISSQVLAKARSGHYPMERARTLPQPLLVKYCLKGTGSQQGTFLIDRALRNRVNFIQVNLNDTLPELGEFDVIFLRNVMIYFDQPTKSKVVARLIPRLKSGGYFIVSHSESLNGVSDALKLVAPSIYRKP
- the cheD gene encoding chemoreceptor glutamine deamidase CheD encodes the protein MSAAIRAVAEEYLAPGEFRFATCPTRLRTILGSCVAITLWHPERRIGAMCHFMLPRRVRCSTALNGLYADEAIELFIRQARAHRTEPEDYQLKLFGGGEMFPELQRHVPYGDVARLNVNAALEMAALYRLDLIAQDMGSTGHRSIIFDLCSGDVWVRHQPIRTRH
- a CDS encoding methyl-accepting chemotaxis protein encodes the protein MKWFYDLRIATKLITSFLVVLALTAVMGVFSIIQLGQVNDTALDIRQNWMPSMRAASGMRFYAANYRLKENRHIAADSEQERVGLEQEADEAKKAFETRLDTYEKLLSSAEDRQVFETTRTDWAAYLAISKDLLALSRQNLTEQAHAMLKGESKRRFDLVTSDLQKLVELNAAGADAASAHGVELFENARLSIIAVLAAALLVGLGLALFISRIISRPLKLAATVAEQLAEGNLNAKIENGSKDETGMVLNAMQNMVGKLSHIIGEVRNAADNLASASEEVSATAQSMSQATSEQAASVEETSASIEQMSASINQNTENAKVTDGMASKAAKEATDGGESVQQTVVAMKKIAQRISIIDDIAYQTNLLALNAAIEAARAGEHGKGFAVVAAEVRKLAERSQVAAQEIGELSSSSVDMAEKAGNLLNEMVPSINKTSDLVQEISAASEEQAAGVAQINTAMTQLNQVTQQNASSSEELAATAEEMSSQAEQLQQAMSFFTLDTPPKSAVQVARVDNTPGPSGRKPARAPAPIMPKAFAYNMASAPDESEFTRF
- a CDS encoding chemotaxis protein CheW; this translates as MGAIATTRQTALAVEEEAQYLTFMLGTEMFAIGILCIKEIIEYGNLTVVPMMPAFVRGVINLRGAVVPVVDLSARFGRPNSAISRRSCVVIIEAASADGQAQDIGLLVDTVSAVLEIPASQIEPPPSFGAKIRADFISGMAKVDGKFVIVLEVDRVLSIDEMSQLAEASPNVLEVDAP